Proteins from a genomic interval of Lacticaseibacillus pabuli:
- the obgE gene encoding GTPase ObgE, with product MFVDQVTVEVHAGKGGDGAVAFRREKFVPFGGPAGGDGGRGGSIVFYVDSGLNTLMDFRYHRHFKAHPGMNGQGKQMFGKAAEDTRVAVPAGTSVTDADTGETLGDLTENGQELVVARGGRGGRGNVHFVSPKNTAPEIAENGEPGQDRFVKLELKVLADVGLVGFPSVGKSTLLAAVTGAKPKIAAYQFTTLVPNLGMVRLDDGSDFVMADLPGLVEGASTGVGLGLEFLRHVERTRVILHLVEMDPNNAREPIDDYHQIQHELTTYDDHMLERPEIVVATKMDMPGSEERFTAFHDQLVAEGVAEDRIMSISSVTHSNLQVLMHKTADLLANAPYVAPKQDAEPETMYKAEPADEIHIEDTEHAWVVTGTKVERLAAMSNLQHDDGVIRFARQLRKLGVDAALKDAGAVNGDQVMIGDLTFEYEE from the coding sequence ATGTTTGTAGATCAAGTTACAGTTGAAGTCCATGCCGGTAAGGGTGGCGACGGGGCGGTTGCGTTCCGCCGTGAAAAGTTCGTGCCGTTCGGTGGCCCTGCTGGTGGTGATGGGGGCCGCGGCGGGAGCATTGTGTTCTACGTCGATTCCGGCCTGAACACGTTGATGGATTTCCGTTACCACCGTCATTTTAAGGCGCACCCGGGGATGAACGGCCAGGGCAAGCAGATGTTTGGTAAAGCTGCCGAGGATACCCGTGTGGCAGTGCCTGCCGGAACCAGCGTGACGGATGCGGATACCGGCGAAACGCTTGGTGATCTGACCGAGAACGGGCAAGAGCTCGTTGTTGCGCGTGGTGGCCGTGGTGGTCGTGGGAACGTCCATTTTGTGTCACCGAAGAACACGGCCCCAGAGATTGCCGAAAACGGTGAGCCTGGGCAGGACCGCTTCGTGAAGCTCGAACTGAAGGTGCTCGCCGACGTTGGTCTGGTTGGGTTCCCATCTGTCGGAAAGTCCACGCTGTTGGCCGCCGTTACGGGAGCAAAGCCAAAGATTGCGGCTTACCAGTTCACGACCTTGGTGCCTAACCTGGGCATGGTGCGTTTGGATGATGGTAGCGACTTTGTCATGGCCGATTTGCCAGGACTGGTTGAAGGGGCCTCAACGGGGGTCGGACTCGGGCTCGAGTTCCTGCGCCACGTTGAACGGACCCGCGTCATCCTGCACCTAGTTGAAATGGACCCAAACAATGCACGCGAGCCGATTGACGATTACCACCAGATTCAACATGAGCTGACCACCTATGATGATCACATGCTGGAACGGCCAGAAATCGTTGTTGCGACGAAGATGGACATGCCGGGCAGTGAAGAACGCTTTACTGCCTTCCATGACCAGTTGGTTGCCGAGGGTGTCGCGGAAGACCGAATTATGTCTATCTCCAGCGTGACACACAGCAACTTACAGGTCTTGATGCACAAGACGGCAGACTTACTGGCGAACGCGCCATACGTTGCGCCAAAGCAGGACGCTGAGCCTGAGACCATGTACAAGGCTGAACCTGCCGATGAGATTCACATTGAGGATACCGAGCACGCTTGGGTTGTGACCGGTACAAAGGTTGAACGTCTCGCTGCAATGAGCAACTTGCAGCATGACGATGGGGTGATTCGGTTTGCGCGCCAGCTGCGTAAGTTGGGTGTCGATGCGGCACTTAAGGATGCTGGTGCAGTGAACGGCGATCAGGTCATGATTGGTGATCTGACTTTCGAATACGAAGAATAA
- a CDS encoding SDR family NAD(P)-dependent oxidoreductase, which yields MINLQDKVVLITGGSSGIGRAVALQAAAAGATVVVAARNMAKLAQVRSEAARLSGTSAYAYTLDVSDPVAIESTCTQVIDALGHVDYLLNAAGFGAFEEALATDMRTTESMFRTNVLGSMYMCRIIGRHMVENGGGHIVNIGSMAGKIPTPKSAVYAATKAAVIAYSDALRMELRPASVYVTSVNPGPVKTDFFKTANAEDYEQKVDLFAIDPDRLARKIVASFGRPVREINAPLPMAVAAKVYPLFPRVGDYLAGTIFNRK from the coding sequence ATGATTAATTTGCAAGATAAAGTTGTCCTGATTACTGGCGGTTCAAGTGGCATCGGGCGCGCTGTTGCGTTGCAAGCCGCAGCGGCTGGCGCAACCGTGGTCGTTGCCGCGCGCAATATGGCTAAGCTCGCTCAGGTGCGCTCAGAGGCGGCGCGTTTGTCTGGCACCTCTGCGTATGCATATACGCTGGACGTTTCGGATCCGGTGGCCATTGAGAGCACCTGCACGCAGGTCATTGACGCACTAGGTCACGTTGACTACCTCCTGAACGCAGCGGGTTTTGGTGCGTTTGAAGAGGCGCTGGCGACCGATATGCGGACCACGGAGTCCATGTTCCGGACCAACGTCTTGGGTAGTATGTACATGTGCCGGATTATTGGCCGGCACATGGTTGAAAATGGCGGTGGCCATATCGTGAACATCGGGTCGATGGCCGGCAAGATTCCAACGCCAAAGAGCGCGGTGTACGCGGCAACCAAGGCGGCGGTCATTGCGTACTCTGATGCGCTACGGATGGAATTGCGGCCCGCTAGTGTTTACGTGACGAGCGTGAACCCAGGTCCCGTGAAGACAGACTTCTTCAAGACGGCTAACGCGGAGGATTACGAACAAAAAGTTGATCTGTTTGCGATTGATCCTGATCGTTTGGCCCGCAAGATTGTCGCCTCATTCGGGCGGCCGGTTCGTGAAATCAACGCGCCATTGCCAATGGCCGTTGCCGCAAAGGTCTACCCTCTGTTCCCACGCGTTGGGGACTACCTGGCAGGCACAATTTTTAATCGGAAGTGA
- a CDS encoding lipopolysaccharide assembly protein LapA domain-containing protein, translated as MKKEQKFVVVLILALLIVVFALMNSQAVVVNLFGAHLEWPLIIIIVVSLLIGAAISMILSWSSISDARKQTKKLQSELNDARAKAVQGEAHEVVDAEFKDSSTTTESQSSQSNESSESVK; from the coding sequence GTGAAAAAAGAGCAAAAGTTTGTTGTCGTGTTAATTTTGGCGCTCCTGATTGTTGTCTTTGCATTGATGAACAGTCAGGCCGTCGTCGTGAACCTGTTTGGTGCGCACCTAGAATGGCCGCTCATCATCATCATCGTGGTGTCGCTCCTGATTGGGGCTGCCATCAGTATGATTTTGTCCTGGTCCAGTATTAGTGACGCCCGTAAACAGACCAAAAAGTTGCAGTCTGAGTTAAACGATGCGCGTGCTAAAGCCGTACAGGGTGAAGCCCACGAGGTTGTGGACGCTGAGTTTAAGGACAGCAGCACCACGACGGAAAGTCAGTCGAGTCAGTCTAACGAGTCATCAGAATCAGTGAAGTAG
- the clpB gene encoding ATP-dependent chaperone ClpB has product MNPEKMTQAVTEALGQAQQIAQTRHHQDIDIPHLFKALLTPGELATQIYTKAGVDINGLTKVVDEALDRESVVEGSVSYGQNISQNLNKLLQDADRERGELGDQFVATDTLLLALMAQQYSPLTTFITDAGVTKEQLQKVIEDIRGGQHVTSQTAENTYQSLQKYGTDLVKEVRSGKMDPIIGRDDEIRDVIRILSRKTKNNPVLIGEPGVGKTAIVEGLAQRIVHQDVPDNLKDKTIISLDMGSLIAGAKYRGEFEERLKAVLAEVKKANGQIILFIDEIHTIVGAGKTEGSMDASNLLKPMLARGELHLIGATTLDEYRENIEKDKALERRFQRVLVQEPSVEETITILRGLKERYEIFHGVRIHDSALVAAATLSNRYITDRFLPDKAIDLVDEASANINVEMNSRPNELDVAQRKQMQLEIEEEALKKETDPASAAQLKRTQSELADVKEQTSKLSAQWATEKDQLQALSSKKTEIENAKRDLATAQDKYDLEEAARLQHGTIPKLEDELKQMEQKERPEDWLVQESVTAEGIADVVSEQTGIPVAKLVQGEREKLLHLGDDLHKRVVGQDEAVQAVSDAVLRSRAGLQDPSRPLGSFLFLGPTGVGKTELAKALAESLFDSEKHMVRIDMSEYMEKSSVSRLVGAAPGYIGYEEGGQLTEAVRRSPYTIVLLDEIEKAHPDVFNILLQVLDDGRLTDGQGRTVDFKNTIIIMTSNLGSELLLKGTEDGDEKTSRAQVMQLIQRNFKPEFLNRIDDIIMFKPLGKEDIRRIVVKDVAGLEKRLSDQEITLSLDDAALDQLADWGYDPAYGARPLQRVVTTKVETPLAKLIIGGTIKAGQTVRISAQNGNLTFSGQEKTSETDQ; this is encoded by the coding sequence ATGAACCCAGAAAAGATGACACAAGCTGTAACCGAGGCACTTGGTCAGGCGCAGCAAATCGCCCAGACCCGGCATCACCAAGATATTGATATTCCGCACCTGTTTAAGGCGCTGCTGACACCAGGTGAGCTGGCCACACAGATTTATACCAAGGCGGGCGTCGACATCAACGGCCTCACCAAGGTTGTTGATGAAGCCCTTGATCGGGAATCTGTTGTCGAAGGCTCCGTCAGTTACGGCCAAAACATTAGTCAGAATCTGAACAAATTGCTACAAGACGCGGACCGTGAACGCGGCGAATTGGGCGATCAATTTGTGGCAACTGACACCTTGCTCCTTGCATTGATGGCGCAACAGTACTCTCCGCTGACGACTTTCATCACGGATGCAGGGGTGACGAAGGAACAGTTGCAGAAAGTCATCGAGGATATCCGTGGGGGCCAGCACGTGACGAGTCAGACTGCTGAGAACACTTACCAAAGCCTGCAGAAATACGGGACTGACCTGGTCAAGGAAGTTCGCTCTGGCAAAATGGATCCCATTATCGGGCGTGATGACGAAATTCGCGATGTCATTCGGATTTTGAGCCGCAAAACCAAGAATAATCCGGTCCTCATCGGGGAACCTGGGGTCGGGAAAACGGCTATTGTCGAGGGTCTCGCCCAGCGCATCGTGCACCAAGATGTTCCAGACAACCTGAAGGATAAAACCATCATCAGCCTCGATATGGGGAGCCTGATCGCCGGCGCGAAGTACCGTGGTGAATTCGAAGAACGGCTTAAGGCGGTGCTTGCAGAAGTTAAAAAGGCGAATGGTCAGATTATTCTCTTCATCGATGAAATCCACACCATCGTCGGCGCTGGCAAGACTGAGGGCTCGATGGATGCCAGCAACCTGCTGAAGCCAATGTTGGCCCGCGGTGAATTGCACTTGATTGGTGCCACCACTTTGGACGAATACCGCGAGAATATTGAAAAGGATAAAGCGCTGGAGCGGCGGTTCCAGCGTGTCCTTGTTCAGGAGCCATCTGTTGAGGAAACCATCACGATTCTGCGTGGCCTCAAGGAACGGTACGAAATCTTCCATGGGGTTCGCATTCACGACAGCGCACTCGTTGCGGCGGCGACCTTGTCTAACCGCTACATCACCGATCGCTTCTTGCCCGATAAGGCCATTGACCTGGTCGATGAAGCCAGTGCGAATATCAACGTGGAGATGAACTCTCGGCCTAACGAGCTGGATGTGGCGCAACGCAAGCAGATGCAGCTGGAAATTGAGGAAGAGGCCCTGAAGAAGGAAACCGACCCCGCCAGTGCCGCACAGTTGAAGCGTACGCAGTCAGAACTTGCTGACGTGAAGGAACAGACCAGCAAGCTTAGCGCGCAGTGGGCGACCGAGAAGGATCAACTACAGGCGTTAAGCAGTAAGAAGACTGAAATCGAAAACGCCAAGCGCGATTTGGCCACCGCGCAGGACAAGTATGACCTGGAAGAGGCCGCGCGTTTGCAACACGGTACGATTCCAAAGCTGGAAGACGAACTCAAGCAGATGGAACAGAAGGAACGTCCTGAAGATTGGCTCGTTCAGGAATCTGTGACTGCGGAGGGCATTGCGGATGTCGTCAGTGAACAGACGGGGATTCCGGTTGCCAAGCTGGTCCAAGGTGAGCGTGAAAAGTTGCTCCATTTGGGTGACGACTTGCACAAGCGGGTGGTCGGTCAGGACGAAGCTGTTCAGGCCGTCAGTGACGCCGTTTTGCGGTCACGCGCTGGTTTGCAGGATCCGAGTCGGCCACTAGGTAGCTTCCTCTTCCTTGGGCCGACTGGTGTCGGGAAGACTGAGCTGGCCAAAGCGCTGGCCGAGAGTCTGTTTGATTCTGAAAAACACATGGTCCGGATTGATATGTCTGAATACATGGAGAAATCGAGCGTGTCCCGCTTGGTTGGTGCTGCACCAGGCTACATCGGCTACGAAGAGGGCGGCCAGTTAACGGAGGCGGTTCGCCGCAGCCCATACACCATTGTTTTGCTGGACGAAATCGAAAAGGCCCATCCTGATGTCTTCAACATTTTGCTCCAAGTTCTGGATGATGGCCGCTTAACGGATGGCCAGGGGCGGACCGTCGACTTTAAGAACACGATTATTATCATGACGTCGAACCTCGGTAGCGAATTACTGCTGAAGGGCACCGAAGACGGGGATGAGAAGACGAGTCGCGCGCAAGTCATGCAGTTAATTCAGCGCAACTTTAAGCCAGAATTTCTAAACCGAATTGATGACATCATTATGTTCAAGCCACTGGGTAAGGAAGATATTCGTCGCATCGTGGTTAAGGACGTTGCGGGTCTTGAAAAACGCCTGTCTGACCAGGAAATCACGCTGTCGTTGGATGACGCGGCACTGGATCAGTTGGCCGATTGGGGCTACGATCCTGCGTACGGGGCACGGCCGCTGCAGCGGGTTGTGACCACAAAAGTTGAAACACCGCTTGCAAAACTCATCATAGGTGGTACGATAAAAGCCGGTCAAACTGTGCGTATTTCCGCGCAGAACGGTAACTTGACGTTTAGTGGCCAAGAAAAAACCAGTGAAACCGACCAGTAA
- the rnz gene encoding ribonuclease Z, whose product MEIMFLGTGAGSPARNRNVSSLALKLLDERNEVWLFDCGEGTQHQILRTSIRPRKVNKIFLTHLHGDHIFGLPGFLASRANQGGQEPLTIYGPRGIKEYVQTSLRVTQTHLAYKLIFVELKPGKVFEDKTFRVYCDHLDHRIEAFGFRIEEKDHEGELLNEKAQAAGVPFGPLLGQLKARKMVTLPDGRVLDGNDFVGPDQKGRTLAIFGDTRQTPREVALAEGADVLVHESTFGADESKLARQYYHSTSVQAAKLAKKAGVKKLLLNHISARYVGKMALDLQKQARHIFPNSYVVNDLQDIDIPFVKENSDD is encoded by the coding sequence ATGGAAATTATGTTCTTAGGCACCGGCGCGGGTTCGCCGGCGCGCAACCGCAACGTCAGCAGTCTCGCACTGAAGCTACTCGACGAGCGTAATGAAGTTTGGCTCTTCGATTGTGGTGAGGGCACGCAGCATCAAATTTTGCGCACGTCGATTCGGCCGCGGAAGGTCAACAAAATCTTTCTCACCCATCTGCACGGGGACCACATTTTTGGACTGCCTGGTTTTCTCGCCAGTCGTGCAAATCAGGGCGGTCAGGAACCGTTGACGATTTACGGCCCACGCGGCATCAAGGAGTACGTGCAGACGAGTTTACGCGTGACGCAGACGCATCTGGCGTACAAGCTGATTTTTGTCGAACTCAAGCCTGGTAAAGTGTTTGAGGACAAAACCTTCCGTGTTTACTGTGATCACTTGGACCACCGCATCGAGGCATTTGGTTTCCGGATCGAGGAAAAGGACCACGAAGGGGAGCTCCTGAACGAAAAGGCGCAAGCAGCTGGTGTGCCATTCGGACCGCTCCTCGGCCAACTGAAGGCCCGCAAGATGGTGACGTTGCCAGATGGGCGCGTCCTAGATGGAAATGACTTTGTGGGACCTGATCAAAAGGGCCGTACGCTGGCCATCTTCGGCGATACCCGGCAGACGCCGCGCGAAGTGGCCTTGGCTGAAGGGGCAGATGTTCTTGTCCATGAGAGCACATTTGGCGCTGACGAGAGCAAGCTGGCCCGCCAGTACTACCATTCCACGAGTGTTCAGGCGGCAAAGCTGGCTAAAAAGGCTGGCGTGAAGAAACTGCTATTGAACCACATCTCCGCGCGCTACGTTGGCAAAATGGCGTTGGACTTGCAGAAGCAGGCCCGGCACATATTCCCGAATAGCTACGTGGTCAATGATTTGCAAGATATCGACATTCCCTTTGTAAAGGAGAACAGTGATGATTAA
- the uvrC gene encoding excinuclease ABC subunit UvrC, which yields MASEHIEHKLALLPDMPGSYQMKDITGKIIYVGKAKNLKNRVRSYFKSSHDGKTAKLVSEIADFDFIVTNTDKEAFLLEITLIQKYQPYYNIKLKKGTGYPYIKITNERDPQTKIVSEVRKDGGYYFGPYPNVYAAEETLQFIQRVYPLRRCNGFQKRPCLYYHMGQCLGACFREVPTEEYDKQIARIKSFLNGNTAKVKASLTKQMEQAAQNEEYERAAEIRDQIRYIEATVEKQKIISNDKTTRDVFNFYMDKGWMSIQVFFIRQSRLMKREKRLFPVATTADEEFESFIVQFYNRKNNVKPKEVLVPKGMDNDVLTDIIGVPVRTPQRGEKRDLLELARKNSQISLEEKFRLLELDNRKTVDAQAEIMDALHLPHDGHVIEAFDHSHIQGADPVSAMVQFVDGRPEKDNYRKYKLAQDEGGHSANEDANTREVIRRRYTRLLKEHKPMPDLILMDGGTIEMNAVKEVLQDELNLNIPVAGMVKNDKHKTAALLYGPTDAEINLDPRSQGFYLLERIQDEVHRFVITFHRQRHSKNSLTSKLEQIKGVGPKTRSKMLREYKTVNNIKQASVEELQALGISKTVAQTIKLSL from the coding sequence GTGGCATCTGAACACATTGAACATAAACTTGCCTTACTGCCAGATATGCCGGGCAGTTATCAAATGAAGGATATCACCGGTAAAATCATTTACGTCGGCAAGGCGAAAAATCTCAAAAACCGGGTACGCTCTTACTTCAAAAGTAGTCATGACGGGAAGACTGCCAAGCTGGTCTCTGAAATTGCTGACTTTGACTTCATCGTCACCAATACCGATAAAGAGGCCTTCCTGCTGGAAATCACCCTCATTCAAAAGTACCAGCCGTACTACAACATTAAGCTGAAGAAGGGGACTGGCTACCCTTATATCAAGATTACCAACGAGCGCGATCCGCAGACCAAAATCGTGTCCGAAGTGCGCAAGGACGGCGGTTACTACTTTGGCCCGTACCCTAACGTCTACGCGGCGGAAGAAACGTTGCAGTTTATCCAACGCGTTTACCCCCTGCGGCGTTGCAACGGGTTCCAGAAGCGGCCGTGTCTCTACTATCACATGGGCCAATGTTTAGGGGCCTGCTTCCGCGAAGTGCCAACCGAGGAATACGACAAGCAGATTGCACGGATTAAGAGCTTCTTGAATGGGAACACTGCCAAGGTCAAAGCGAGCCTCACCAAGCAGATGGAGCAGGCTGCCCAGAACGAGGAGTACGAACGCGCGGCTGAAATTCGCGACCAGATTCGCTACATTGAAGCCACCGTTGAGAAGCAGAAGATTATTTCGAATGATAAGACCACGCGGGACGTCTTTAATTTCTACATGGACAAGGGCTGGATGTCGATTCAGGTCTTCTTCATTCGCCAGTCCCGCCTAATGAAGCGTGAAAAGCGCTTGTTCCCAGTTGCCACAACGGCCGATGAGGAATTTGAGTCCTTCATCGTGCAGTTCTACAACCGGAAAAACAACGTCAAGCCCAAGGAAGTCCTCGTGCCTAAGGGGATGGACAACGATGTGTTAACCGATATCATTGGGGTGCCCGTTCGCACGCCGCAGCGGGGTGAGAAACGAGACCTGCTCGAGTTGGCACGCAAAAATAGCCAAATTTCCTTGGAAGAAAAGTTCCGCTTGCTGGAACTGGACAACCGCAAGACGGTCGATGCCCAGGCCGAAATCATGGACGCCTTGCACCTGCCACATGATGGGCATGTCATCGAGGCGTTTGACCACAGTCACATTCAGGGTGCCGATCCCGTGAGCGCCATGGTGCAGTTTGTTGATGGCCGTCCGGAAAAGGACAATTACCGTAAGTACAAGCTGGCGCAGGATGAGGGTGGCCACAGCGCAAACGAAGATGCGAACACGCGCGAGGTCATTCGCCGGCGGTACACGCGCTTGCTGAAGGAACACAAGCCAATGCCAGACCTCATCTTGATGGATGGTGGCACGATTGAAATGAATGCCGTCAAGGAAGTACTTCAGGACGAGTTGAACCTGAACATTCCGGTTGCGGGGATGGTCAAGAATGACAAGCATAAGACGGCCGCCTTGCTTTACGGCCCGACAGACGCTGAAATCAACCTGGATCCACGCAGTCAAGGCTTTTACCTGCTTGAACGGATTCAAGATGAAGTCCACCGGTTTGTCATTACCTTCCACCGGCAGCGGCACAGCAAGAACAGCCTGACCAGCAAACTGGAACAAATTAAGGGCGTTGGCCCAAAAACGCGCAGCAAGATGTTGCGGGAGTACAAAACAGTTAACAACATTAAACAAGCGTCTGTTGAAGAGCTCCAGGCGCTAGGTATCAGCAAAACCGTGGCGCAGACAATCAAGTTATCGCTGTGA
- a CDS encoding acyltransferase family protein, whose product MSSQKKKRRYITGFDGLRTIGVLGVILYHLRPDLFRGGYLGVPIFMVVSGYLITDGLLREFDLNGKIDFKGFYIRRIKRLYPGLVAMLFGTAAYITFFARDLLHNLHWIVLTNLTYVYNWWQIANGQSYFARYANGESPFTHLWTLSIEGQFYWVWPLVVLLLLRAFQKRRGTSFNLIFLLAIISAVVMTLLYQPTAGKAFDPSRLYYGTDTRAFSILLGAALAFVWPSGRLAAKIRRSDVILLDVVGTVSFLAMIAMVMFMTDQSAWLYRGGMFVFSVFVTLLVAVVAHPGAHLNRVLSNPVFTWIGRRSYGIYLYQFPVMIFFESRMQDIADHVVLYPVIEVLIILALTEISYRLIEQPMAHFDYSNLGGFFGGTLWKPKNFLVTLASLLIIGAGAMGIAEAPGVKTDAADHSALAKQLTETSSQKAEKKKKLAALKSSIAESKRQNKQGSASSKAAESEAEKHPVNQEFEKYGLTQVELQKAQTIGITAIGDSVMKDGEPILQKIFPKAYIDAAVSRQMVDGLKLMHTYANQNALAGTILVGLGTNGPVTPQQLDELMHIAGPQRSVYWINVRVPTKQWQNDVNRTLNGAAKKYKNLHVIDWYDYANAHNDWFYADRVHPNTVGNPHYGAYIAKQIIDSSH is encoded by the coding sequence ATGAGCAGTCAGAAAAAAAAGAGAAGGTACATCACGGGCTTTGATGGCCTACGTACCATTGGTGTGCTTGGTGTTATTTTGTATCATTTGCGGCCGGACCTGTTCCGGGGCGGTTATCTTGGTGTCCCGATTTTCATGGTGGTTTCCGGTTACTTGATTACTGACGGCTTGCTCCGTGAGTTTGATCTCAACGGCAAGATTGACTTTAAGGGCTTTTACATTCGCCGTATTAAGCGATTGTATCCTGGCCTGGTTGCGATGCTATTTGGCACCGCGGCTTACATAACTTTCTTTGCGCGGGATTTGTTGCATAACCTGCATTGGATTGTCCTGACGAACCTGACCTACGTGTACAACTGGTGGCAGATCGCCAATGGTCAGTCTTACTTTGCGCGGTATGCCAATGGGGAAAGTCCGTTCACACACCTGTGGACCTTGTCGATTGAAGGCCAGTTCTATTGGGTATGGCCGCTGGTTGTCCTCCTGCTACTCAGGGCCTTCCAAAAGCGGCGCGGGACCTCATTTAACCTGATTTTCCTGCTTGCTATTATCTCCGCTGTGGTCATGACGCTCTTGTACCAGCCAACTGCGGGCAAAGCGTTTGACCCAAGCCGTTTATACTACGGGACTGACACACGGGCATTCTCCATTTTGCTGGGGGCTGCACTGGCGTTTGTTTGGCCTAGTGGACGACTCGCAGCGAAGATTCGCCGCAGTGATGTCATACTCTTAGATGTCGTCGGGACCGTCAGCTTTTTGGCCATGATCGCCATGGTCATGTTCATGACGGACCAAAGTGCTTGGCTCTACCGTGGGGGCATGTTTGTCTTCAGTGTGTTCGTGACCCTCTTAGTGGCCGTTGTGGCGCATCCCGGGGCACATTTGAACCGTGTCCTCAGCAATCCGGTCTTCACCTGGATTGGGCGGCGCAGTTACGGGATTTATCTCTACCAATTCCCGGTCATGATCTTCTTTGAGAGCCGCATGCAGGATATTGCCGACCATGTCGTTTTGTATCCTGTGATTGAAGTCCTCATTATTCTGGCACTAACGGAGATTTCATACCGTCTGATTGAACAACCGATGGCCCACTTTGACTACAGCAATTTGGGTGGTTTCTTTGGCGGGACGCTGTGGAAGCCAAAGAATTTCCTCGTGACGCTGGCTAGCCTGCTGATTATCGGCGCCGGGGCAATGGGTATTGCGGAAGCACCTGGTGTTAAAACCGATGCGGCAGATCACTCCGCTTTGGCCAAGCAACTGACCGAAACGTCTTCTCAGAAAGCTGAAAAGAAGAAAAAGTTAGCGGCATTGAAGTCCAGCATTGCGGAATCAAAACGTCAGAATAAACAGGGCAGCGCTAGTTCCAAGGCTGCTGAATCTGAGGCCGAGAAACATCCTGTGAACCAGGAATTCGAGAAGTACGGCCTGACGCAGGTAGAACTGCAAAAGGCACAGACAATTGGTATCACGGCCATCGGGGACTCAGTCATGAAGGATGGGGAACCCATTCTGCAGAAGATTTTCCCTAAGGCTTATATTGACGCGGCTGTGTCGCGGCAGATGGTCGATGGTCTGAAGCTGATGCACACGTACGCCAATCAGAACGCTCTGGCGGGAACCATTCTTGTCGGTCTGGGGACGAACGGGCCGGTCACGCCGCAGCAGCTCGATGAGTTGATGCACATTGCGGGACCGCAGCGCAGCGTTTACTGGATTAATGTCCGCGTTCCAACCAAACAGTGGCAAAATGACGTTAACCGGACCTTGAACGGCGCGGCGAAGAAGTACAAGAACCTGCATGTCATTGACTGGTACGATTATGCCAATGCCCATAACGACTGGTTCTACGCGGATCGCGTTCACCCGAACACGGTCGGGAACCCCCACTATGGCGCATATATTGCCAAGCAAATTATCGATTCGAGCCATTAA
- a CDS encoding amino acid ABC transporter ATP-binding protein, translating to MKDNEKPLIEIKNITKSFGDNQVLTGITETVHQGDVIVVIGASGGGKSTFLRSINCLSKPTSGQIFFEGTDLVSLDDKKLDKVREKMGMVFQSFNLFPNKTVLDNITLAPIKVKGMSQSDAETKAKALLEQVGLSDKAAAYPSSLSGGQQQRVAIARALAMEPDVMLFDEPTSALDPEMVGEVLKVMQDLAKSGMTMIVVTHEMGFAHKVADEVWFMDGGQIVEKGTPDQIFEHPEESRTKDFLSKVLEQ from the coding sequence ATGAAGGATAACGAAAAGCCACTTATTGAAATTAAAAACATCACCAAGTCTTTTGGGGATAACCAGGTGCTGACAGGGATTACGGAGACCGTTCACCAAGGTGACGTGATTGTTGTCATTGGGGCTTCTGGTGGTGGTAAATCCACCTTCTTGCGAAGCATCAATTGCCTGAGCAAGCCGACTAGTGGTCAGATTTTCTTCGAAGGGACCGACTTGGTTAGCTTGGATGACAAGAAGTTGGATAAGGTCCGCGAAAAGATGGGGATGGTGTTCCAAAGCTTCAATCTGTTCCCAAACAAGACGGTTCTCGACAACATCACCCTCGCACCCATCAAGGTGAAGGGGATGTCTCAGTCGGATGCTGAAACCAAGGCCAAGGCACTGCTTGAACAGGTTGGCCTGTCTGACAAAGCGGCAGCTTACCCAAGTAGCCTCTCTGGTGGTCAGCAGCAGCGTGTTGCCATTGCCCGTGCGCTCGCCATGGAACCTGACGTCATGCTCTTTGACGAACCGACTAGTGCGCTGGACCCTGAAATGGTTGGTGAAGTGCTCAAGGTTATGCAGGACCTCGCCAAGTCTGGGATGACCATGATTGTGGTTACTCACGAAATGGGCTTTGCACACAAGGTTGCGGATGAGGTTTGGTTCATGGATGGTGGCCAGATTGTTGAAAAAGGCACGCCAGACCAGATTTTCGAACACCCTGAAGAGTCCCGGACCAAGGACTTCCTCAGCAAGGTTTTGGAACAGTAA